GAATAATTTGAGCAACATCGGCAATGCCATTTAAACCGAACGAATATCCAGCACCTACCCAAGCCACATCAGTTTTTAAAACCCTAACACCAGCATCTCTAGTTTCTTTAATAATATCACGTTGCAACAAAGCGCTTACACCTTCTTTTGGATGAAGATTAGATTGTGTCCATAAACCGATTTCTACTCCATTTTTACGAGCATAATCGCCAAAATCTTTAAGATTAGCAATGTTGCCATCTAAAGTTTCTGTTTGTCCGTAACCTGCACCATAACCGTCATTAGGCAACAACCAACCAAACGGCATATCATTCTTTTTATACCTATCTATTACTGCACGGGCAGAGAACTGATAATTATTCTTTTCGCCATTTAAAGATTCTTTTACACCTCCATTGTCTTTCTGACTTTCCTTGTATCTTTTTCCATCCTCAAACAATAATCCTTTTTCATCTTCCTTCCAATAATCTCTGTTATAAGCATTTAAGTGACCTTGGTAAAAACCAAATTTTGGCAATAAAATTGGATTACCTGTTAATTGGTAAAAATCATTTAATAAGGCAACAGTTCCATCATCAACCATCAAAAAGACATCTAAATAATCTGTTTCGTGAGCTAATTTTACTATTCCATTTTCTTTTGCCCCAAAATCATAACTTCCTTTTTTAAAGGTGTACCACATCATTGCGTAACCCTTTGTAGACCAATAATAAGGTGTTGGAGATGCTACACCACCATCTGTCCAGCTGTTTTGATTTTCTATGGCTATTTTTTTGCCCTTATGAGAGAAACGACCATTTTGTACACCACCTCCATAAAAATACTCATCAGCATTTTCTTTTAAAGTAAGAGTCACCTTGTCTTTTTCAAAGTTGACAGGAGATACTTCTGTTAATACAACAGCTTTTGTAGCTCTATTGATTACTTTTATCAATGATGTATTTTTATCTACTTGAACATCAATTTTTGCTGTTGAAACCGTGATTTGGTTATTCGTATCAACTATGTTTAAGCTAGTAACAGGTCTTCTTGGATTTTCTACCAATATTTTAGCTTCAGGTTTTGCTTCAGGATCTCTAAGCATCCCTCCTGCATTGTCTTGAAACAACCTAAAGATGTTTTCTCCGTAAAAATCTAAAGTCAGTTTTTGGTTATCTGGTAGTAAGAGTTCAACAGAAGTATCATTGATTTTTTTGGCACTAATTACTTTTGTGTTTTGCGCTAACAAAGGCATGGCCGATGCTAAAAGAACGAAAACAACTAAGTGTGCTATTGTTCTAATGTAATTGGGAAGAGAAAATATTTTCATCTTTATAAAATTTCTTTTTTAATATTCTACGTGATAATCTTTTTTAAATGCTTGTCCGCTCCAAGCTTTTTTTGCGGTCCAATCTGCCGCATCTGCAGTCCAAAATACATTATCTGCCGGTAAACCTAAGGGTAAAAAACCTAATGTAGCCATATACAAACTACCAGTTGAAGTATAGCCATCGGCAATGCCGGGTTGTGAACCACAAAAACCCAAAACTAACCAACCATTGGCATCAAAGTTATTGCATTGATCAAACATGCGATGCATAACAGCAGTTACCCCACAACGAACTTGAGCTGGACTAATTTGCGACGGCAATTTTTCCATCAAGGCTACCTGACCTAATGCTTGAAAAGCCGCAGTGCGATAAGTAACAGACCTACCCATTGGAACATAAGTACCATCAGGACTAATGATTCTTTCAGAAAACTCAGAATAACGTACCATTCGTTTTACAGCAGTATCATACATATCTATTGGAACTCTCTTTTTATCTGAAAGTACCTTGAAAAAATCGACTAACATGGGATGAATGACATAAGAGTTATAATAATCCATGCTAAAGCTTGGTCCATCGCTATACCAACCATCTCCTTGATACCATTCTAATATTTTTCTTTTTGCAAACTCTAAACGTACAGGATCTGCTTGTTCGCCAATGCTCAATAAAAAAGCTTCGTTAATTCCTGCAAACAACAACCAATTGTTATATGCTCCAGTACGTGTACGCAAGGCTTTAAACTCTTCAGCAATGCGCTTTTTAGTTACGTCATCTAATGGTTCCCATAATGCTTTTGGTGCTCTTAAAAATGCTTGCGCCATATAAGCAGCATCTACTATCGGCTGGCTTTCCGTTCTAAAATTCAGGTAATCTGGATTTGCTGGGTCTACTGCATTTGCAATACCTTTTAAAAGTGCTTCACGTAGTTTTTTGCGCATTTGCCCTTCTTTTGTCTCATCATCAGGTAAAGCAAGCCAAGGTGCAACACCAGCCATTGTTCTGCCAACTGCTTCTAAGTAAGTAACCTTTTTAAAGAAATCTGTTTTCTGACCAGGAGGCACTTCCACTGGCATGTTCTTTTTTAAGGTACTGTTAGAAAGGTTTAAAATAACTGGCGAAGACATCTTATATAATAGATTTGCCCAATATTCGCGGTCTTGGGCGCCAGTAACAACTGGATTAGGTTTTGCCTTCTTTTGAGCTTGAGCTTGAATGGTAACAGTAGATAAAACTACTGCCAAGCCCATATATTTAAGTTTATTTATCACTTTATTTTGTGCTAATTTCAAAATATCTGTTAGTTCCTGCAGAAAAATCTACAGTATATTGTAAGAATTGAGGTGTTTTACCTTTATAGATAATGGTCGATGGAATTAAAGTTTTGGTTGCCGCATCGTTTACTACTACGTTTTTAGGGTCAGCTTTTTTAATTTCTTTTTTAATATCCGACCATTTTACCTCAACAATTTGTTTTTTTGAGCTAGCAGTTTCGTTGTAAACCTCTTTAATAAATACATTGTCTTTTTGGTTTAGATATAAAGGAAGCATTTCGCTACCTGCTAAAAGGAAAGCGCCAACACCATACACATCAGTATCATCATAACCAACTTTATCTGGTGCTGCACCTTGTGCTTGTACAAAACCTAATTTACCATCTGGGTGAATAGATGTAACCAATGCCAACCAAGCCTTATTAACTACAGGTTGGTATTTTTTAGCTGGCAATAAACCATTGTTAATTCCCCAAGCCATTGCATAACAGATAAATCCTGTTCCGCTGGTTTCTTTTGAGGGGTAACTTGCAGGGTCAAGCAAACTTGCGTGCCAGCTTCCATCTGGTTGTTGTAAAGCTGCCAGTTTATTAGACATATCTTTAAATAAGCCTTCTAATTTTTTGCGTTCTGGATGGTTTTTTGGCATTACAGAAAGTACCCTTACCAAACCTCCTATTACCCAACCATTACCACGGCCCCAAAATACTTTAGTGCCATTTTTCTCTTTTTTATTGAAATAACGGCTATCTCTATAATAAAGCTTTTCATCTTTATCATAAAGGTATTCAGTTGTTTTCATCCACAGTTGTGCAGACTTATCTAAAAATTTAGCATCACCAGTTGCATCAGTTAAATAGCCCAAAGCTGGAGGCCCCATGAACAAAGCATCGCACCAAGCCCATTCTCTTAAGTGGATATTTTTTTTCCATTCCAAACCTTCGGTATGTGGTAAGGTGGTAATTGTATCAGCCAATGCTTTAAAATCGGCAATGTATTTTGGGTCTTTATAAATCTTATATAATTGAGAATAGAGCTGCCCAACACAGTAATCATCAGCAAAATAACGGTATTTGCCTACTTGCCATTTATTGTCTTCTCCAACCTGAATCAATTTTCGGTAATAGGTTTTATCATTCGCTAGTTTAGCCCAAGCTACCATACCAGTATACATGGCTCCACTTGTCCAATCTTTTTTAGGATTTTTCCAACCCACTTTCTCTAAAGTTTTCCATTGCCAATCGGCAACTTTTTTCATTTGAAAGAAAATAGAATCGCTTGTTAAGGCACCAAATTGACTTTTAGCGACCCCAGCATTTAGAAAAAAGAAAATTAAAAAGAATAAGGATATTCGTTTATTCATTGGTTTATTTGGTTGTGTGTTAATTAATTATTACCAAATTAAACATGTAAATCTTTATATACATAGTTAAGGACAACACAAACGTTTGATTTTTTTTAGATGTTTTATATTAAAATCAGAATCGATTTGAGTTAGACCTTGTTACAACACGCAATTTGTTGTTTTATGTAATCGAGTACCTAACCTTCTTGTGACATATTTAAGAATACGCTAGAAAATCAAACGTTTGTGTTGATATAAATACCATTGTTATTTATTTTCTGAAACAATTACACAGTTTATTATGTTAACTTTATAAAATACCAAGGAAAATTAACCTCAATCACCTTCCCTGTTGTTGCGCTAAAATATCAGCGTCTATTTCTTACCAACCGTTTGCAAGTTTAAAAAATGAAAAAACACACTTCAGATGGGCAGGAAACTACACATTTGCTTAACCTAAAAAATTCAGAACAAGAAAATCAAACTGCTGAATTAATTATTGCTAATAAAGAAATCGCCTTACAAATTGAAGACAAGGAAAATCGTGCAGCTGAATTAATCATTACCAATAAAGAACTCCTCTTCCAAATCCAAGAAAAAGAAAACCGAGCGGCAGAATTAGTTATTGCAAACAAAGAGCTAGCTTTTCAGAATGAAGAAAAGGAAAATAGAGCAGCAGAATTAGTTATTGCCAATAAAGAGCTAGCTTTTCAGAATGAGGAAAAAGAAAAAAGAGCTGCTGAATTGATTATCGCTAACAAAGAATTGGCTTTTCAGAACAAGGAAAAAGAGAAAAGAGCTGAAGAACTAATTACCGCAAATAGAGAACTTAAGAATGCTGAGGAAGATATTCGCATTTTAAATGAAGAGTTGGAACAAAAAGTTATTGAACGAACTGCACAACTAGAACTCGCCAATAAAGAATTAGGTTCTTTTTCATACTCTGTTTCGCATGATCTTAGAGCGCCAATTAGAGCTATAAATGGGTACTCAAAAATTCTTTTAGAAGATTATGTAGAAAAGCTAGATGTAGATGGAGAAAAAGCCCTTCAATCTATCATTTACAATTCTAAAAAAATGGGATTGTTAATTGATGATTTACTGGCCTTCTCTAAACTTGGCAGGAAACCAGTTACAGTTGCCGAAATTGATATGAATGCGCTGGTTCAGCTAATTAAGGAAGAATTGATTTTCGATAAAGATGAACACATACCGCAATTTGATTTAGAAGTATTGCTAAATGCCAAATGCGATAAATCATTAATTAGACAAGTGTGGATAAACCTCATCTCAAATGCCATTAAATATTCTAGCAACAAAACAAACACACATATAGAAATTGGCTCCTATCTAGAAGAAAATATGGTTGTTTATTTTGTAAAAGATAATGGCGCTGGTTTCGATATGGAATATTACGATAAGCTCTTTGGAGTTTTTCAACGTTTGCATTCTCAAGAAGAATTTGAAGGAACAGGTATAGGATTAGCAATAGTGCAAAAGATTGTGCACAGGCATAATGGAAATGTTTGGGCAGAATCAGAATTAGAAAAAGGCAGTTGTTTTTATTTCAGCTTGCCAGCAATAAATTAAAGAATATGGAATACGAAAATATAGAAATACTATTTGTAGAAGATAGCGTAGATGATGCCGCTTTAACGATAAGGGCATTAAATAAAAGTGGTTTTACCCAAAAATTGTTACACGTTAAAGATGGTGCAGAGGCATTAGATTTTTTGTATTGCAAAGGAGTTTTTGCATCCAGAAACCCTAACCAATTTCCAACACTGATTTTATTAGACTTGAAAATGCCCAAAGTCTCTGGCATACAAGTTTTAGAACAGGTTAAGGCTGATAAAAGAATGAAATCTATTCCTGTAGTGATGTTAACTTCGTCTAATGAAGGACCAGATATTGAAAGATGTTTCGAATTGGGCGCTAATAGTTACATCGTAAAACCTGTGGAGAGTGATAATTTCTCAAAAGCAATTAAAGAAATTGGTTTGTATTGGATGGTTTTAAGCCAACCACCACATTTGTAAACTTTAGACGATGCTTACCAACCTAAAAATCCTAATTGTTGAGGACAATGATAGCGATGCTGATTTACTCTTACGTGAATTAAATAAAACTAGCTTAGAATTTAGGACTCTTAATGTTCAAACACGTAAAGATTTCGAATCTGCATTAATAACATTTGAACCAGATTTGATATTATCTGATTATGCACTGCCTTCATTTGATGCGGTATCAGCTTTTGGAATTGCGCAAGTTAACCATGCCCACGTTCCGTTCATCATTGTTTCAGGATTCATCGGAGAAGAAAATGCCGTAGAATTAATCAAAAATGGAGTTACCGACTACGTTTCAAAAGAAAGATTATATACCTTAACTACTAAGATAAAAAGAGCGCTTGATGATGCTAAAATAAGAAAAGAGAAAATCATCACCGATAAAAAACTAATCTTCCAATCAGCAGAGTTACAAACCTTAAACCAACAACTCGAAAATAGAGTCATCAAACGCACCAAAGCTTTAGCTGAAAGTGAAAATCGTTTCAGGAATATGATGGAAACCATACCTCAAATTTCTTGGACAAACACAGTTGATGGCGATGTGGTTTATTACAATCAACGATGGTACGATTACACCGGTTTAACCGAAGTAGAAACCAAGAGTTTAGGGTTTGATGCGGCCATTCATCCCGATGATATAAAAATTAGCGGAGAAAAATATTATGCCATCATAAAAGGAAGTTTAGGTGGAGAATTTCAAGTTAGAGGAAAAAGAGCGGACGGAGATTACCGTTGGCATTTAATTAGGTTAATGCCTATCCTTAATCAACAAGATAAAATTGAGCTTTGGGTAGGAACCGCTACAGACATACAAGAATTAAGACTTTTACAGCAACAAAAAGACGATTTTATTAATATTGCAAGCCACGAGTTAAAAACTCCAATGACAACCTTAAAGGGTTCTTTACAGTTATTGGATAGACTTAAAGAAAATTTGCAATCGCCAATGTTGCCCAAATTGATATTGCAGGCTAACAGAAGTATGGATAAAGTAAATGCCTTAATCAACGAATTGCTAAATTCTAGCATGGCAAATGAGGGGCAACTTCATATTAAAGTTAAAAAGTTTCGCCTAGCTGAAATGATAGACCAATGTTGTTTAGATGTACGTTCTGGTAGCAAATATATAATTACCACCACAGGAGATTTACAATTAGAGATAGTTGCAGATGCTTTAAGAATTGAACAAATCATTAATAATTTTGTAAATAACGCAATTAAGTATGCGTCAGATTCTAAAAACATCAACATCTTAATAGAAAAGATAGATGAGTATGCAAAAATATCTGTTATAGATAACGGACCTGGAATTCCCCAAGAAAAACTTAAACATCTTTTTGATCGTTATTACCGAGTAAATAGTAGCGAAAGTCAGTATAACGGTCTGGGTTTAGGGCTTTATATTTGTTCAGAAATCATCAAAAAACACAATGGCACAATTGGAGTAGATAGTGAGCTAGGAAAAGGTACTGCCTTTTGGTTTACCTTACCGATTGAACAGGTTGTTTTAAACTAACATTACAAAACTGTACTCCTCTACATATTTTAACATCAATTTTATCCATTTAAATTCTATTTTTGTTCAATAGCCCAAACAATGAAGAAAAATAAAAGCTGCGATTTACAGACCTGTTTCATGTGCAAACTCTCTTTGCAAGAATGGCATCCAGCTATCGCTAGTCATAAACAAAACTTCACAGCTAAAAAAGGCGAACTCATCATTAAGGAAGGCGATCCGGTAACTGGCGTTTATTTTGTAACTTCTGGTAATGTTAAGGTGCATAAAAAGTGGGGCGATAAAGAATTAATCTTACGTTTTGCTAATAATGGAGCTATTTTTGGTCATAGAGGAATTGCCTCAGACCTATCTTTTTATCCCATCTCCGCAACCGCATTAGAGACCACTACGTTTTGTTTTGTGCCTATCGATTTTTTTAAGGCAACTTTAAAAGTTAATCACGATTTCGCTTATAGCATGCTGATGTTTTTTGCTGATGAATTAAATGCATCGGAAAAGAAAATGCGCAACCTAGCGTTAATGTCTGTAAAAAGCAGATTAGCAGTAGCGATATTAAGTTTAAGAGACCAATTTGGAATAAATGTAGATGATTGTCTAAATTTAGAACTAAGCAGACAAGATTTAGCCGCATACACCGGCGCTACCTATGAAACTGTTTTTAGAACAATGAACGAATTAATTGCCGAAAAACTGATTTTGTTAAAAGGGAAAATGATCAGCATTGCTGATGAACAAGGTCTAAGAGACTTAAGCAACCAGATTAAATAATGATAGGTTTAGTGCTTTGTGGCGGGCAAAGTGAGCGAATGGGTTCAGACAAAGGAATCTTATTAGCTGATGGCCAAACTTGGGCAGGCCTAGCCGAAGAAAAACTGAAAGCCCTAAACCTTTATGTTAAATTTTCAGTTAACTCAAATCAGGAAAGCGATTATGGCAACCTCTTTCAAAAGGAAAACCTCATACCTGATGATCTTACTTTAAAGATTGGCGGACCACTAAAAGGCATCTTATCGGCTCATTTATCAGCACCTGTTGAAGATTTATTCGTTTTAGCTTGCGATTTGATTAAAATGGACATCAGTTTAATGAACAGGCTGATGAATGAAAAGATACAACATCCTGATTTTGATGCTTACGTTTTCTTAAATAATGATTTTTATGAGCCTTTGTGCGGTATTTATACAGCAAAAGGTTTAGCCAAGATCATGAAGCTTTACAATGAAGGAAACTTGAAAAAACACAGTATGCATGCAACGTTGGATTTGTTAAATACTTATAAAATACACCTATCTGCTTCAGAGCAAGGTTATTTCAAGAACTTCAACTCTCCGACTGAGATTAACGAGTTATAATTTAAGGTTTTTTGAAAAGCAAAACCTGCTTTCCATTTGAATGTTAGTCCCGCATTTCGTTTCAATCTTTTTGTCTTTCCACAACTTGTCTCGAAACTTCGACAAGCTCAGGATGACAAAAAGGATTTCCACTTCAATCGGGTTTATGATACATAGGTTTGTGCTACTATGAGGGGTTTCCCTGCACTGGCTGAAGTTAAATAGCCCTAATTGAAGCGGTATCTTTTTTAATGTCATTCTGAGCTCAGTCTGCACTGAGCTCGCCGAAGTGTCGAAGGACATTAAAAAAATACGAGCGAAAAGTAGGACTACCTTAAATTGTAGCATTATTACTGCGCTTCGAATGCTTAACCAATTACACTAACTGAAGTACCTTTTTCTCCACCTTAACAAAACCAGCCTTATCATTCTCACAAAGTGAACAACAAAAATCAGCAGGTAAATCATCGAATTTTGTACCAGATGCAATGCCTTGATTGAGGTCTCCTAAATCTTCACTGTAAACAGTGAAACAATCGCCGCATTGATATAAAAATTCTATTTCCTTTGGCAAAGAATGGTTTGATTTTTTTTGAGGAATGAGCTGTTCATTTTTAACTGCTAACCTAGTTTGATAAAACTTAAGTACTGCCCTACGCAATTGCTCCGGCAATAATGATTTAGGATTTCCCTTGCTAAACACAAAGCCTGTTCGCTCATTCGGATTAAAGTTTTTAGCACATAAAATATCATAAACAGCAAATAACTTTATACCTAAAAAATTAAGAAGATGCCTTTTTCTGATCAGAATACTACTAAAAATCTCACTTTTCTTTCTAGTTTTTATCCCAAAGCAAATCCCAAAGGTACGGGTGTCATTTACACTTAAATGTTTAACCAAATAGTTCTTTAGCTCTAATCCTTCCACACAATGGTCTTCTACCTGAAAGTTTAATTCGTTTGCCGCATGGCGCATGTTTACTTCAAATTCTTCTAATAAAGCATTCCAAGATTGTTTGTGTTGCTCATCAATTCCTTTAATGATAATTGTTTTCCAAGATGTACAGCAGAGTTGTCCGAGTTTGGTTTCTTGACAGAGCAGGCAGATTTTCTTTAAAAAATCGACCGCAAACAGTTCATCACGTCTATAAATCCCTAACCAATATTTATTGTTGTAACGGTTTAATCCTTCGTAATAAGGTAAATTGAAAGCAGAAAGTGAAACTGGACTTTCAGCTGGTTTAATGATAAACCCAGAAACGTCTAATGCAGCAAAAAGCTTTTCTCCATTTGCATTTTCATTATCAATAAAGGCTTCCCGATTGTCATTGATGATGGCTTCTAATTTTTGAGTTATCGATGCTATATTGTTAGTATAACAGAGTTGATTCCATTCGTAAACTACATTGGTTTTAGGAAAACGGATAATGAGGTGCCAATAATGTGCCGATTGCGAGGAAGCCACCCAATTGATGTTACCAGTTAACATTGGCGTAAAACTTTGATTATTATCGCAAATATTAACCTTAACCGATGGTCTAAAATTAATGGCGTCAAAAATATCCTTATAAACACCTTCGGTTAACCAAGTATTGCGAATAAATATTTCTTCGGCCGGATAAGAGCTAATAATATTTGGAAAATGATGGGTATCAACTTCGTAATCGATTCCTAGTTCATCCAATTCTTTTGTAAATGTTTCTACGTTATATGATTCTAGATCAATCAACAATTGTTGCCTTAAGCCAAATCGAACATACCTTAACCTTACTTTTGCAGCTGCAACAAGGATATTGTAAAGGCTTCCAGGAGAAATAATGCCACCAGGAAAATTGATGATAACTGTCTGTTCCATAATTCGCTAGCTTAATCCAAATTCTAACATTGCTTTTGGAAAGTTTTTATTCTCGTGACCAGGCCTACAAAGTTTCAACAATACAAAACGCTGTATATCTGATAAATTCTTCCATTGATTTATAGAAATATGCAAATCCAGCTCCTGTAATTTTTCTTGTAATACAATTGGAAGCCGGTTAAATTCTCTCCAAGCAGGTGTTTTGTCTACAGCAATAATTGTAGCTTCATTATTGGTATATTTTTTAATTAAGCCAACTAGATAACTATGATATTTATTAAGCGCTGTTGAGTTTGAAATGGGCTTTATGGCCAGTTCTACCCGTTCATCAGTATTAAACTTACTCCATTCGGCCAGTTTTAGCTTGATACCAACTGCATCCATCTTAAAGCGAACAATCATTGGGATGCAACGAACATTATCTTCCATAAAATCTTCTTCGAAATTGAAGTATTCAATTCCTTTCAGGTTTATAAATTCAGATGGTTCGATAACTTTTTTCATTTATATATTTTTTATTGTCGTCATTGCGAGGAAGGCTTCTATTGCCGACGAAGCAATCTTAAAGCACTTAGGGTAGGCAAACATCTATAAGGAGATTGCTTCGGGCGATGAAGAATCGACCCTCGCAATGACGTGGTTTTCAGGTTCTGGTTTCATCACATTTACAAATGAATCTAAAATAGCTTTAACTTCTGGTCTGCAACTCCCGCAACCCATACCTGCTCCCGTGAGTTGGCATAACTGCAAATGATCTGTACAACCATCCTTAATTTTATTGATTAAATTTCCTTCACCGACATTGTTACAGCTACAAACTGTTTTGCCAATAATAGGTTCTGCGGTATTTCCGCTTCTTAATAGTTGAAGTCGTTTTTCACTCAACTCCATTTTATTTTCTATCAAGTTCCTAAACTCTAAAAACTCGCTCTTGTCTCCAATTAAAATGGCACCTACCAATTTATCATTGTGCACAATACATTTTTTGTAATAACGCTTGGCACGATCTATAAATACTATTTCTTCGTAGGTTGGGTCATCATTTGGTATTTCTGCCAAACCTAAACAACAAACAGCTAAACTATGCATTTTTAGGATGTTCATTAACAAACTTCCACTGTAATATTTAGCAATATCACCACAAAGAAATCTGGCAACAATTGCCGCTTGTTGTTCTGCAGCAGCAGTTATTCCGTAAAGTTCGCCATCAAATTCTGCAATTTCACCAACTGCAAAAATATCCTTTTCGCTGGTTCTTAAATATTCATCAACTACTACACCTCTTTTGCAATCAATTCCAGCTTCCTTGATCATTTCTATGTTAGGCACTGTGCCAATGGCGATGACTAATGTTTCGCAATCAATTAGTAAACCGCTTTTTAAACGAATGCCCGAAATATGCTTGTCTCCCACAAAACGATCTACTTCATCGTTATAAAATATCTCTATGCCCTTGCTTATCAATTCTTCATGCAACAGCTGACTGCCCAAGGCATCCAATTGCCTACCCATCAACCTCGAAATCCTTTGTATGATTGTTACTTTTGATCCTGTTTCTGCCAAAGAAGTTGCCAGCTCAATCCCCAATAAACCACCACCAACAATAACTACCCTTCCTGTGGTTTTATCAATATGTTTTCTAAAACCATCTGCATCTACTCTGCTCCTCATGGTAAATATACCACCCAATTTCGGAATATCTTTTAAAACAAACGCCCTGCTTCCTGTAGCCAATAACAATACGTCATAACTATGGATGATACCATTGTCATCTGTTACGGTTTTATTTTGTTTGTCAATTGTTTCAACACCTAAACCGCGATGTAATTTAATGCGATAATCATGTTCCTCACTATCGCTCATCTTGATTAGGTTTTGCCAAGGCAAAGTGCCAATGATATAATCGGGCAATAAAACTCTATTGTAAAAAGGAAAATTCTCTTTACTAAAAATCTCTATGTCATCTGTAGTGTTTAATGCTCGGTAACTCTTCACAAAACCACAAGCACCTGCTCCTGCACCG
The sequence above is drawn from the Pedobacter frigiditerrae genome and encodes:
- a CDS encoding nitrate reductase associated protein yields the protein MKKVIEPSEFINLKGIEYFNFEEDFMEDNVRCIPMIVRFKMDAVGIKLKLAEWSKFNTDERVELAIKPISNSTALNKYHSYLVGLIKKYTNNEATIIAVDKTPAWREFNRLPIVLQEKLQELDLHISINQWKNLSDIQRFVLLKLCRPGHENKNFPKAMLEFGLS